The following are from one region of the Achromobacter xylosoxidans genome:
- a CDS encoding glycosyltransferase family 2 protein: MQKIPVSVVVMTKNEERNINKCLKALVEFDEVFVVDSNSTDATCAMATALGAKVSNFQWNGKYPKKKQWCLEQLPFSHPVVLYVDADEEMTPALAAEIREALPRFAAGAGGAFVPFDYVFCGKKLEHGHRVYKLALLARDRSRFLDYDDLDVAHMWEVEGHYQPQVEGETFALRQRMVHNDHDSLFHYFDKHNRYSDWEANLRTKGLMNDPREANVGARALLKRIFQAMPFKAPISFLHSYVFRLGFLDGKAGYDYAVARAMYYWQIRIKTEEIQKARQASAAAARDDAVAGAAK; this comes from the coding sequence ATGCAGAAGATACCGGTATCGGTCGTCGTCATGACGAAGAACGAGGAACGCAACATCAACAAGTGCCTGAAGGCGCTGGTCGAATTCGACGAAGTATTCGTGGTGGACTCCAACAGCACCGACGCGACCTGCGCCATGGCGACGGCGCTGGGCGCCAAGGTCTCCAACTTCCAGTGGAACGGCAAGTACCCCAAGAAGAAGCAGTGGTGCCTGGAACAGCTGCCGTTCTCGCATCCGGTGGTGCTGTACGTGGACGCGGACGAGGAGATGACGCCCGCTCTGGCCGCCGAGATACGCGAAGCCCTGCCGCGCTTCGCGGCGGGCGCGGGCGGCGCCTTCGTGCCGTTCGATTACGTGTTCTGCGGCAAGAAGCTGGAACACGGGCACCGCGTCTACAAGCTGGCCCTGTTGGCGCGCGACCGCTCGCGCTTCCTGGACTATGACGACCTGGACGTGGCGCACATGTGGGAGGTCGAAGGCCACTACCAGCCGCAAGTCGAAGGCGAGACCTTCGCCTTGCGCCAGCGCATGGTGCACAACGACCATGATTCGCTGTTCCATTACTTCGACAAGCACAACCGCTATTCCGACTGGGAAGCGAACCTGCGCACCAAAGGCCTGATGAACGATCCGCGCGAGGCCAACGTGGGCGCGCGCGCCCTGCTCAAGCGCATCTTCCAGGCCATGCCGTTCAAGGCGCCCATCTCGTTCCTGCATTCCTATGTGTTCCGCCTGGGCTTCCTTGACGGCAAGGCGGGCTACGACTACGCGGTGGCGCGCGCCATGTACTACTGGCAGATCCGCATCAAGACCGAGGAAATCCAGAAGGCGCGGCAGGCCAGCGCCGCCGCCGCGCGCGACGACGCCGTGGCGGGAGCCGCCAAATGA
- a CDS encoding acetyl-CoA C-acetyltransferase — protein MAFKPVYVVDGTRTPFLKARTGPGPFSAGDLAVQAGRALLLRQPYAPTDLDEVIVGCAAPSPDEVNIGRVIALRLGCGNKVPGWTVMRNCASGMQALDSAVANIQSGRSELVLAGGTDALSRAPVLYSDEMVRWLASWYAARGAGAKLAALGRFRLRNLAPVIGLLKGLTDPVVGLSMGQTAENVATRFGIDRAAMDAYAAQSHARALAARAVGALGEISPLIDTQGKLYPDDDGVRDDSTPEKLAKLKPVFDKPWGNITAGNSSQVTDGAAMLVLASEEAVRKWNLRPLGRIVDSQWAGLDPAQMGLGPVHAATPIMQRHGLGLNDLDLWEINEAFAAQVLGCLAAWRDDAYCQEHFGTPAWGDLDPARLNVDGGAIAIGHPVGASGARIVLHLLAALKRRGARRGMAAICIGGGQGGAMLVETLDEDRS, from the coding sequence ATGGCATTCAAACCGGTTTACGTCGTCGACGGCACCCGCACGCCTTTCCTGAAGGCGCGCACCGGCCCGGGTCCCTTCTCCGCCGGCGATCTGGCCGTGCAGGCGGGCCGCGCGCTGCTGCTGCGCCAGCCTTATGCGCCCACCGACCTGGACGAGGTCATCGTGGGCTGCGCCGCGCCTTCGCCTGACGAAGTGAACATCGGCCGAGTGATCGCGCTGCGCCTGGGCTGCGGCAACAAGGTGCCGGGCTGGACCGTCATGCGCAATTGCGCCTCGGGCATGCAGGCGCTGGATTCCGCAGTGGCCAACATCCAGTCCGGCCGTTCGGAACTGGTGCTGGCCGGCGGCACGGACGCGCTGTCGCGCGCGCCGGTGCTGTATTCGGACGAGATGGTGCGTTGGCTGGCCAGCTGGTATGCCGCGCGCGGCGCAGGCGCCAAGCTCGCGGCGCTGGGCCGCTTCCGGCTGCGCAACCTCGCCCCCGTCATCGGTCTGCTCAAGGGCCTGACCGATCCAGTGGTCGGCCTGTCCATGGGGCAGACCGCCGAGAACGTCGCCACCCGCTTCGGCATCGACCGCGCCGCCATGGACGCCTATGCGGCGCAAAGCCACGCGCGCGCGCTGGCGGCCCGCGCGGTCGGCGCGCTGGGCGAGATCTCGCCGCTGATCGACACGCAGGGCAAGCTGTACCCCGACGACGACGGCGTGCGCGATGATTCCACGCCCGAGAAGCTCGCCAAGCTCAAGCCCGTTTTCGACAAGCCCTGGGGCAACATCACCGCGGGCAACAGCTCGCAAGTGACCGACGGCGCCGCCATGCTGGTCCTCGCTTCCGAGGAAGCGGTGCGCAAATGGAACCTGCGGCCGCTGGGCCGCATCGTCGACAGCCAATGGGCCGGCCTCGATCCCGCGCAGATGGGCCTGGGGCCGGTGCACGCGGCCACGCCGATCATGCAGCGCCACGGCCTGGGCCTCAATGACCTGGACTTGTGGGAAATCAACGAGGCCTTCGCCGCCCAGGTGTTAGGCTGCCTGGCGGCCTGGCGCGACGATGCCTATTGCCAGGAGCACTTCGGCACGCCGGCCTGGGGCGACCTCGACCCGGCCCGGCTCAACGTCGACGGCGGCGCGATCGCCATCGGCCATCCCGTGGGCGCTTCCGGCGCCCGCATCGTGCTGCACCTGCTGGCGGCCCTGAAGCGCCGCGGCGCCAGGCGCGGCATGGCGGCCATCTGCATCGGCGGCGGCCAAGGCGGCGCGATGCTGGTCGAAACCCTGGACGAGGATCGCTCATGA
- a CDS encoding TetR/AcrR family transcriptional regulator encodes MQEIRPSLTRESILDTAEALFAQQGHDGTSMRQITAAAGVNLASVNYHFGSKESLVQAVLKRRLEVLNRERLRLLDELETQAEGRPLKPSQIVDAFFGTLLRLAADPAQAGSTFLPLLERTMTDPSDFIRALFAEEYADVLERYRNALFAALPDVPRAEIMWRFQFMLGATSYAIIGTDLLRSVTGWTIDDAEQPDNPNLLLPRLMSFLLGGLRSPLPHVP; translated from the coding sequence ATGCAAGAAATCAGACCATCCCTCACCCGTGAGTCCATCCTGGACACCGCCGAGGCCTTGTTTGCCCAGCAGGGACACGATGGCACCTCGATGCGCCAGATCACCGCGGCCGCCGGCGTCAATCTGGCGTCGGTCAACTACCACTTCGGCTCCAAGGAGTCACTCGTGCAGGCGGTGCTCAAACGCCGCCTGGAAGTGCTGAACCGCGAGCGCTTGCGACTTTTGGATGAACTGGAGACGCAAGCCGAAGGCAGGCCCCTGAAGCCGTCGCAGATCGTGGATGCCTTCTTCGGCACGTTGCTGCGCCTGGCGGCGGATCCCGCGCAGGCGGGCAGCACCTTCCTGCCGCTGCTAGAACGCACCATGACCGACCCCTCCGATTTCATCCGCGCGCTGTTCGCGGAGGAGTACGCGGACGTGCTGGAGCGCTACCGCAACGCGCTGTTCGCGGCCCTGCCCGACGTACCCCGCGCGGAAATCATGTGGCGCTTCCAGTTCATGCTGGGCGCCACCTCGTACGCCATCATCGGCACCGACCTGTTGCGCTCGGTCACGGGCTGGACCATAGACGACGCCGAGCAACCGGATAACCCCAACCTGCTGCTGCCGCGCCTGATGAGCTTTCTGCTCGGCGGCCTGCGCTCGCCCCTGCCGCACGTGCCCTGA
- a CDS encoding acyl-CoA dehydrogenase, which translates to MHAVIYALVIVALLAAVLLGVRPIRRALLSAPIFNLYRKVLPQMSDTERDALEAGTVWWEGELFRGRPDWSRLLAYPRPRLSDDEQRFLDVQAEEACRMVNDWHVTQESHDLPAEVWSYLKTQGFLGMIIPKQYGGLGFSAYAHSEIVTKLSTRSSALAVSVMVPNSLGPAELLLHYGTDEQKNHYLPRLARGEEVPAFALTSPWAGSDAAAIPDSGIVCKGEWQGREVIGMRVTWDKRYITLAPVCTLLGLAFRLYDPDGLLGGAKDLGITCALVPHDHPGVDTGRRHFPLNAMFMNGPTRGADVFMPLDFIIGGPAMAGQGWRMLMECLAAGRSISLPSSNTGMSKLTTRAVGGYARVRSQFRTPVGKFEGVEEALARIGGNTYMMDAARSMTAGAVDLGEKPSVVSAIVKYHVTERARQVVNDGMDVIGGKGICLGPSNFLGRAYQQIPIGITVEGANILTRSLIIFGQGAIRCHPYVLAEMQAAQSPDRKRGLDDFDRAFWGHVGFVAKNKLRALGTALTGARFVGVNADVAPEMKRYYQLLSRYSAAFALLADTSMLVLGGSLKRRERLSARLGDVLSQMYLISATLKRFEDEGRQAADAPLAHWSIQDALYKLQEAIEGVLENYPNRFVAWSLRRLVLPWGRTQALPSDQLGQDVARLLINPSATRDRLTAGCHLPATEAEPVGAIELALAATLDAEPIEAKIRELEKRGALDGNPQANVRDIADAAFAIGGITAEEYAVVKRRNRLRDTVVKVDDFAFDLRAADQGSPAAERRAA; encoded by the coding sequence ATGCACGCAGTCATCTACGCTCTGGTCATCGTCGCGCTCCTGGCGGCGGTCTTGCTGGGCGTGCGTCCGATCCGCCGCGCCCTGTTGTCGGCGCCGATCTTCAATCTGTACCGCAAGGTGCTGCCGCAGATGTCGGACACCGAGCGCGATGCGCTGGAGGCCGGTACGGTGTGGTGGGAAGGCGAGCTGTTCCGCGGCCGGCCCGACTGGAGCCGCCTGCTGGCCTATCCCCGCCCGCGCCTGAGCGATGACGAGCAGCGTTTCCTCGACGTCCAGGCCGAAGAGGCCTGCCGCATGGTCAATGACTGGCATGTCACCCAGGAAAGCCACGACCTGCCGGCAGAGGTCTGGAGCTACCTGAAGACCCAGGGTTTCCTGGGCATGATCATTCCCAAGCAATATGGGGGCCTGGGGTTCTCGGCCTATGCCCATTCCGAAATCGTGACCAAGCTGTCCACGCGCTCGTCGGCGCTGGCGGTCTCGGTCATGGTGCCCAACTCGCTCGGCCCGGCCGAGCTGCTGCTGCATTACGGCACCGACGAGCAGAAGAACCACTACCTGCCGCGCCTGGCGCGCGGCGAGGAAGTACCCGCCTTCGCGCTGACCAGCCCCTGGGCCGGCTCCGACGCCGCGGCCATCCCCGACAGCGGCATCGTCTGCAAGGGCGAATGGCAAGGCCGCGAAGTGATAGGCATGAGGGTCACCTGGGACAAGCGCTACATCACCCTGGCGCCTGTATGCACCCTGCTGGGCCTGGCGTTCCGCCTGTACGATCCCGACGGCCTGCTGGGCGGCGCGAAAGACCTGGGCATCACCTGCGCGCTGGTGCCGCACGACCATCCGGGCGTGGACACCGGCCGCCGCCATTTCCCGCTGAACGCCATGTTCATGAATGGCCCCACGCGCGGCGCGGACGTCTTCATGCCGCTGGATTTCATCATCGGCGGCCCGGCCATGGCGGGCCAGGGCTGGCGCATGCTGATGGAATGCCTGGCGGCGGGACGCTCGATCTCGCTGCCCTCTTCCAACACCGGCATGTCCAAGCTGACGACGCGGGCGGTGGGTGGCTATGCGCGCGTGCGCAGCCAGTTCCGCACGCCCGTCGGCAAGTTCGAAGGCGTGGAGGAAGCGCTGGCGCGCATCGGCGGCAACACCTACATGATGGACGCCGCGCGCAGCATGACGGCGGGCGCCGTGGACCTGGGCGAGAAACCCTCGGTCGTGTCCGCCATCGTCAAGTACCACGTGACCGAACGGGCGCGCCAGGTCGTCAACGACGGCATGGACGTCATCGGCGGCAAGGGCATCTGCCTGGGGCCGTCCAACTTCCTGGGCCGCGCCTACCAGCAGATTCCGATCGGCATCACGGTGGAAGGGGCCAACATCCTCACGCGCAGCCTGATCATCTTCGGCCAGGGCGCGATCCGCTGCCATCCCTACGTGCTGGCTGAAATGCAGGCCGCGCAATCGCCCGACCGCAAGCGCGGCCTGGATGATTTCGACCGCGCCTTCTGGGGCCACGTGGGCTTCGTCGCAAAGAACAAGCTGCGCGCCCTGGGCACCGCCCTCACCGGCGCGCGTTTCGTCGGCGTCAACGCCGACGTCGCGCCGGAAATGAAGCGCTACTACCAATTGCTCAGCCGCTACAGCGCCGCCTTCGCGCTGCTGGCCGACACCTCGATGCTGGTGCTGGGCGGCAGCCTCAAGCGCCGCGAGCGCCTGTCGGCGCGCCTGGGCGACGTGCTGTCGCAGATGTACCTGATCAGCGCCACGCTCAAGCGCTTCGAAGACGAAGGCCGCCAGGCGGCCGACGCGCCGCTGGCGCACTGGTCCATCCAGGATGCGTTGTACAAGCTGCAGGAAGCCATCGAAGGCGTGCTGGAAAACTACCCCAACCGTTTCGTCGCCTGGAGCCTGCGCCGCCTGGTCTTGCCTTGGGGCCGCACGCAAGCCCTGCCCTCGGACCAGCTGGGCCAGGACGTTGCGCGGCTGCTGATCAACCCAAGCGCGACGCGCGACCGCCTGACCGCCGGCTGCCACCTGCCCGCGACCGAGGCCGAACCGGTGGGCGCAATCGAGCTGGCGCTGGCCGCCACGCTGGACGCCGAGCCCATCGAAGCCAAGATCCGCGAACTTGAAAAGCGCGGCGCGCTTGACGGCAATCCGCAGGCCAACGTGCGCGACATCGCCGATGCCGCCTTCGCCATCGGCGGCATCACCGCCGAAGAATACGCAGTGGTGAAACGCCGCAACCGCTTGCGCGACACGGTGGTGAAAGTGGATGATTTCGCCTTTGACTTGCGCGCCGCGGACCAGGGCAGCCCCGCAGCCGAACGCAGGGCCGCCTGA
- a CDS encoding putative colanic acid biosynthesis acetyltransferase, giving the protein MSALQQLDRFALAPGQRGRSALTVQLWWTVQATLFRWSPQVAYGFRRWLLRCFGARVGRKVLIRPTATVTYPWKVEIGDYAWIGDDAVIYSLGPIHIGAHAVVSQRSYLCAADHDAGQPDFPLRERAVRIEDGAWVATDVFIGPGVTVGREAVIGARSSVFRNMPPAMVCHGNPCRPVRPRQAGPA; this is encoded by the coding sequence ATGAGCGCCCTGCAACAGCTCGACCGTTTTGCGCTGGCGCCCGGCCAGCGCGGCCGCTCCGCCCTGACGGTGCAGCTCTGGTGGACGGTGCAGGCGACGCTGTTCCGCTGGTCGCCGCAGGTCGCCTATGGCTTTCGCCGCTGGCTGCTGCGCTGCTTCGGCGCGCGGGTCGGCCGCAAGGTCCTGATCCGGCCCACCGCCACCGTGACCTATCCCTGGAAGGTCGAAATCGGCGACTACGCCTGGATCGGCGACGACGCGGTCATCTACAGCCTGGGACCCATCCATATCGGCGCCCACGCCGTGGTGTCGCAACGCAGCTACCTGTGCGCCGCCGACCACGATGCGGGGCAACCCGATTTCCCCTTGCGCGAACGCGCCGTGCGCATCGAGGACGGCGCGTGGGTGGCGACCGACGTGTTCATCGGCCCCGGCGTGACCGTCGGACGTGAAGCCGTGATCGGCGCGCGCAGCTCGGTATTCCGCAACATGCCGCCCGCCATGGTGTGCCACGGCAACCCATGCCGCCCGGTACGCCCGCGCCAGGCTGGCCCGGCATGA
- a CDS encoding response regulator transcription factor encodes MAKMVLIEAHPLLRLGLWQILSKLDDVWEIEGMGLADISKADGVHAGADLLIYGLPVDTDEAWSALHEIQRVLTPKRILLLTDVMPLPMPVQGLPGASVYGCLMKTASVEILEAAIRLVMAGGQCFPSEQALQAPAQTVCALPAREADDAAASKGSMPVSAGAQLLQITPRQYEVLVLLARGYPIKTVSRMLNISVATAKTHACTLYQRLHVKNKGEAVYAALQRGATLEWHEPNGRDVDAGQLYGRKLG; translated from the coding sequence ATGGCCAAGATGGTCCTGATTGAAGCCCATCCGCTCCTGCGGTTGGGGTTGTGGCAGATTCTGAGCAAGTTGGATGATGTGTGGGAAATCGAGGGGATGGGTTTGGCTGACATCTCCAAGGCGGACGGCGTGCACGCGGGCGCCGACCTGTTGATCTACGGATTGCCGGTGGATACCGACGAAGCATGGAGCGCGCTGCATGAAATCCAGCGCGTGCTCACGCCCAAGCGGATCCTGCTTCTGACGGACGTCATGCCCCTGCCCATGCCGGTGCAGGGCCTGCCCGGGGCAAGCGTCTACGGCTGCCTGATGAAGACGGCCTCGGTGGAGATCCTTGAAGCGGCCATCCGCCTGGTCATGGCGGGCGGGCAGTGCTTCCCCAGCGAACAGGCGTTGCAGGCTCCCGCGCAAACGGTCTGCGCCTTGCCGGCCCGGGAAGCCGACGATGCCGCCGCCAGCAAGGGTTCCATGCCCGTCAGCGCCGGCGCGCAGCTGCTGCAGATCACGCCGCGGCAATACGAGGTGCTGGTGTTGCTGGCGCGCGGTTATCCGATCAAGACCGTCAGCAGGATGTTGAACATTTCGGTGGCAACGGCCAAGACGCATGCATGCACGCTTTACCAGCGCTTGCATGTCAAGAACAAGGGCGAAGCCGTGTACGCAGCGCTGCAGCGTGGCGCGACCTTGGAATGGCATGAGCCCAATGGCAGGGATGTGGACGCCGGGCAGCTCTATGGGCGCAAGCTCGGGTAG
- a CDS encoding glycosyltransferase WbuB produces MKILIYGINYAPELTGIGKYSAELAEWLAARGHDVSVVTAPPYYPQWQVHDGYRAGRYRKEVLRGVTVRRAPLWVPERPGGLKRLIHLASFALSSLPSLLRAAAGRPDIILVVEPALFCAPAAWLAARLCGARAWLHIQDYEVDAAFELGLLKGAGLRAMVLRAERWLMRRFDRVSTISNRMLDLARAKGVDPGRAVLLPNWIDVDAIAPRAGGGDYRAELGIPHDAIVALYSGNMGGKQGLQTLADVARRLSRETRLWFVFCGQGPERAPLQQQCEGLARVVFLDLQPAERLGELLNTADIHLLPQRAGAADLVMPSKLTGMLASGRPVVCGAAPGTELAGVVARCGLLTPPEDGAAMAEAVRKLSYNAQIRETLGAAARQYAQTHLHVDSVLAAAEQEFEALVAAKGKHAARGAGV; encoded by the coding sequence ATGAAAATCCTCATCTACGGCATCAACTACGCGCCTGAACTCACAGGTATCGGCAAATACAGCGCCGAACTGGCCGAATGGCTGGCTGCGCGCGGCCACGACGTCAGCGTGGTGACGGCCCCGCCCTACTATCCGCAGTGGCAGGTGCACGATGGCTATCGCGCCGGCCGCTACCGCAAGGAAGTCCTGCGCGGCGTCACCGTACGCCGCGCGCCGCTCTGGGTTCCCGAACGGCCGGGCGGCCTCAAGCGCCTGATCCACCTGGCCAGCTTCGCCCTGTCCAGCCTGCCCTCGCTGTTGCGCGCGGCCGCGGGACGGCCGGACATCATCCTGGTGGTGGAACCCGCGCTATTCTGCGCACCCGCCGCCTGGCTGGCGGCGCGGCTTTGCGGCGCCCGCGCCTGGCTGCACATCCAAGACTATGAAGTGGACGCCGCGTTCGAGCTGGGGCTGCTCAAGGGCGCCGGCCTGCGCGCCATGGTGCTCAGGGCCGAACGCTGGCTGATGCGCCGCTTCGACCGCGTGTCCACCATTTCCAACCGCATGCTGGACCTGGCGCGGGCCAAGGGCGTGGACCCGGGCCGCGCCGTGCTGCTGCCCAACTGGATCGACGTCGATGCGATCGCGCCGCGCGCCGGCGGCGGCGACTACCGCGCCGAGCTGGGCATTCCTCACGACGCCATCGTTGCGCTTTATTCAGGCAACATGGGCGGCAAGCAGGGCTTGCAGACGCTGGCCGACGTGGCCCGCAGACTCAGCCGCGAGACGCGCCTGTGGTTCGTCTTCTGCGGCCAGGGACCCGAACGCGCGCCGCTGCAGCAGCAATGCGAGGGCCTGGCCCGCGTCGTCTTCCTGGACCTGCAGCCGGCCGAACGCCTGGGCGAACTGCTCAACACCGCCGACATCCATCTGCTGCCGCAACGCGCCGGCGCCGCCGACCTGGTGATGCCGTCCAAGCTGACCGGCATGCTGGCCAGCGGCCGGCCCGTGGTGTGCGGCGCCGCGCCCGGCACCGAGCTGGCCGGCGTGGTCGCGCGCTGCGGCCTGCTGACGCCGCCGGAAGACGGCGCCGCCATGGCCGAGGCGGTGCGCAAGCTCAGCTACAACGCGCAGATCCGCGAAACCCTGGGCGCCGCGGCGCGCCAGTACGCGCAGACGCATCTGCACGTCGACAGCGTGCTGGCTGCGGCGGAACAGGAATTCGAAGCGCTGGTTGCGGCCAAGGGCAAGCATGCGGCCCGCGGCGCGGGCGTTTGA
- a CDS encoding response regulator transcription factor gives MTTVLIEDYALLRVAIQHVLERARNTDDILAISPAQLLTMSSSINRPVELLVMGCSGLAEQDVGLLSQSMAFFMPRLVLVLYSVLDPGVMAACARAGVAGYMPKASSPDALAAAVSLVMAGGECYPQPAARPQGASHPPTQELRELTQRQEEILQLLVQGKTMREIGQQVGISVATVKSHARTLYWKLNARNQAEAAYIAVQMGLVRSGNGATAAKHDPDA, from the coding sequence ATGACAACCGTACTGATCGAAGACTACGCTCTGCTCCGTGTCGCGATCCAGCATGTGCTGGAGCGTGCGCGGAACACCGACGATATTCTGGCCATCTCGCCAGCCCAATTGCTCACCATGTCCAGTTCGATCAATCGCCCAGTGGAGCTGCTGGTGATGGGTTGCAGCGGCCTGGCCGAGCAGGACGTCGGGCTCCTGTCCCAATCGATGGCGTTCTTCATGCCGCGGCTGGTGCTGGTGCTTTATTCGGTACTGGACCCGGGCGTCATGGCGGCGTGCGCGCGGGCGGGCGTCGCGGGCTACATGCCCAAGGCCTCCAGCCCCGATGCGCTGGCGGCCGCGGTCAGCCTCGTCATGGCGGGCGGCGAATGCTATCCGCAGCCCGCGGCCCGACCTCAGGGCGCCTCGCATCCGCCAACCCAGGAGCTGAGGGAACTGACCCAACGGCAGGAAGAGATCCTGCAGTTGCTGGTGCAGGGCAAGACCATGCGCGAGATCGGCCAGCAGGTCGGCATATCGGTGGCCACGGTGAAGAGCCATGCGCGCACGCTGTACTGGAAACTGAACGCGCGCAACCAGGCCGAGGCGGCCTATATCGCCGTGCAGATGGGACTGGTCAGAAGCGGCAACGGCGCAACGGCCGCCAAGCATGATCCCGATGCGTAG
- a CDS encoding 3-hydroxyacyl-CoA dehydrogenase NAD-binding domain-containing protein: protein MTTIDTLAHWRLERDADGLAWLTFDRAGSAVNALSADAMSELAVVLDALDAAPPTGLVIRSGKATGFVVGADVNEFASLDTPEQARALVARGWDLFNRLAAVRYPTLALIQGHCLGGGLELALACRYRLVADQPGTSLALPEVMLGIFPGWGGMLRLPRLIGAPAALDMMLTGRGADARRAAALGLADARVPPRLLLAAARQTVLSRKAPRRARGFGAWANRWPLKAIVANRARKQIAAKDPLGHYPAAPAIVEIWEKHGGNALQAPALIERIISSDTARNLLRVFRLQERLKANGKQAGIVPARHVHVVGAGVMGGDIAAWCALKGMTVTLQDQDMARIAPAIKRAAQLFSRRLKDPRLARAAFDRLVPDPAGGGVPLADIVIEAISEQPEAKRALYRSLEPRMKADALLATNTSSLSLETLRADLAQPQRLVGIHFFNPVAKMPLVEVVHADGDAGETQARACAFVGQIDKLALPVKSAPGFLVNAVLAPYMLQAMRGVDEGLAPEAVDAAMVAFGMPMGPLELADTVGLDIARAAGAELAGGAEPPRCLAERLARGDLGKKSGRGFYVWRDGKPVKGASQSGAPAGLAQRLIQPLIDATRQRVDAGIVADADLADAGVIFGTGFAPFTGGPLHYQSSNALQSIRPAEAD from the coding sequence ATGACGACTATCGACACGCTGGCGCACTGGCGCCTGGAGCGCGATGCCGACGGCCTGGCCTGGCTGACCTTCGACCGCGCCGGCAGCGCGGTCAACGCCTTGTCCGCCGACGCCATGAGCGAACTTGCGGTGGTGCTGGACGCGCTGGACGCGGCCCCGCCCACGGGCCTGGTCATCCGCTCCGGCAAGGCCACGGGCTTCGTCGTGGGCGCCGACGTCAACGAGTTCGCCAGCCTGGACACGCCCGAACAGGCGCGCGCGCTGGTGGCACGCGGCTGGGACCTGTTCAACCGCCTGGCCGCGGTGCGCTACCCCACGCTGGCCCTGATCCAGGGCCACTGCCTGGGTGGCGGCCTCGAACTGGCGCTGGCCTGCCGCTACCGCCTGGTGGCGGACCAACCGGGGACTTCACTGGCCTTGCCCGAGGTCATGCTCGGCATCTTTCCCGGCTGGGGCGGCATGCTGCGCCTGCCGCGGCTGATCGGCGCGCCTGCCGCGCTGGACATGATGCTGACCGGCCGCGGCGCCGACGCGCGCCGCGCCGCCGCGCTGGGCCTGGCGGACGCGCGCGTGCCGCCTCGCCTGCTGCTGGCGGCCGCGCGCCAGACCGTGCTGTCGCGCAAGGCGCCCCGGCGCGCGCGCGGCTTCGGGGCCTGGGCCAACCGCTGGCCGCTCAAGGCCATCGTCGCCAACCGCGCCCGTAAGCAGATCGCGGCCAAGGATCCCCTGGGCCACTATCCGGCCGCGCCCGCCATCGTCGAGATCTGGGAAAAGCACGGCGGCAACGCCTTGCAGGCGCCCGCGCTGATCGAGCGCATCATTTCCTCCGACACCGCCCGCAATCTGCTGCGGGTGTTCCGCCTGCAGGAACGGCTGAAGGCCAACGGCAAGCAGGCCGGCATTGTGCCCGCGCGCCACGTGCACGTGGTCGGCGCCGGCGTGATGGGCGGCGACATCGCGGCTTGGTGTGCGCTCAAGGGCATGACGGTCACCTTGCAGGACCAGGACATGGCGCGCATCGCGCCCGCCATCAAGCGCGCTGCCCAGCTGTTCTCGCGCCGCCTGAAGGATCCGCGGCTCGCGCGCGCGGCGTTCGACCGCCTGGTGCCGGATCCCGCAGGCGGCGGCGTGCCGCTGGCCGACATCGTCATCGAAGCCATCAGCGAACAGCCCGAAGCCAAACGCGCGCTCTACCGCTCGCTGGAGCCGCGCATGAAGGCCGATGCGCTGCTCGCCACCAACACCTCCAGCCTGTCGCTGGAAACCTTGCGCGCGGACCTGGCGCAGCCCCAACGGCTGGTCGGCATCCACTTCTTCAATCCCGTGGCCAAGATGCCGCTGGTGGAGGTCGTGCACGCCGACGGCGACGCGGGCGAGACGCAGGCCCGAGCCTGCGCCTTCGTCGGCCAGATCGACAAGCTGGCGCTGCCGGTCAAGAGCGCACCGGGCTTCCTGGTCAACGCCGTGCTGGCGCCCTACATGCTGCAGGCCATGCGCGGCGTGGACGAAGGCCTGGCGCCCGAAGCCGTGGACGCGGCCATGGTGGCATTCGGCATGCCGATGGGGCCGTTGGAGCTGGCCGATACCGTGGGGCTGGACATCGCTCGCGCGGCAGGCGCGGAACTTGCTGGCGGCGCCGAGCCGCCGCGCTGCCTGGCCGAGCGCCTGGCGCGCGGCGACCTGGGCAAGAAGAGCGGCCGCGGCTTCTACGTCTGGCGCGACGGCAAGCCGGTCAAGGGCGCCAGCCAATCCGGCGCGCCCGCCGGCCTGGCGCAGCGCCTGATACAACCGCTGATCGACGCCACGCGCCAGCGCGTGGACGCAGGCATCGTCGCCGACGCCGACCTGGCCGACGCGGGCGTGATTTTCGGAACGGGGTTCGCGCCATTCACGGGCGGCCCCTTGCATTACCAAAGCAGTAACGCGTTGCAAAGTATAAGACCGGCTGAGGCCGATTAG